The following proteins are encoded in a genomic region of Phycisphaera sp.:
- a CDS encoding ATP-binding protein: MAQVAAGDTALAPPVTPEDLAELMRAFNSAAGELGQTHEALRAEVSRLKGELNEANVRLERSRRLAALGEMAAGIAHEVRNPLAAIALHAEMLRDDLGVTEEAQTAGKILRAARELDGVVGDVLRFARELAPAVGIVDAAEPARRAVSTCQMMAEAAGVGLGLGEVPAFEDIEVDAGLVAQALANLIRNAVEAIVDGGSGGSGRVWLSVEVCDGVVSYEVRDNGPGLPEGVVERMFNPFYTTRQTGCGLGLAMVQRIVDAHGGRVDAASMDAGGARFVLALPTQAAAMVTEGVA; the protein is encoded by the coding sequence GTGGCTCAGGTGGCGGCTGGTGATACGGCTCTAGCGCCCCCCGTGACGCCGGAGGATCTGGCCGAGTTGATGCGGGCGTTCAACTCTGCGGCTGGCGAGCTTGGCCAGACGCACGAGGCGCTGCGGGCCGAGGTCTCGCGGTTGAAGGGTGAACTGAACGAGGCGAACGTGCGGCTGGAGCGATCTCGGCGGCTGGCGGCGCTGGGTGAGATGGCGGCGGGGATTGCGCACGAGGTTCGGAACCCGCTGGCGGCGATCGCGTTGCACGCCGAAATGCTGCGGGATGACTTGGGCGTAACCGAGGAAGCACAGACCGCCGGGAAGATCTTGCGGGCGGCGCGGGAGCTCGATGGCGTCGTCGGCGACGTTCTGCGGTTTGCGCGGGAGCTGGCGCCGGCGGTGGGCATCGTGGATGCGGCCGAGCCGGCGCGGCGGGCGGTGTCGACGTGCCAGATGATGGCCGAGGCGGCGGGCGTGGGGCTTGGGCTTGGTGAGGTGCCAGCGTTCGAGGACATAGAGGTCGACGCGGGGCTCGTGGCGCAGGCCTTGGCGAACCTGATCCGCAACGCGGTGGAGGCCATCGTCGATGGTGGTTCCGGTGGATCGGGTCGTGTCTGGCTCTCGGTTGAGGTTTGCGACGGCGTGGTGTCGTACGAGGTTCGGGATAACGGTCCGGGGTTGCCCGAGGGCGTTGTGGAGCGGATGTTCAATCCGTTCTATACGACGCGGCAGACGGGGTGCGGGCTGGGGCTGGCGATGGTGCAGCGGATCGTGGATGCGCATGGCGGTCGGGTTGACGCCGCGAGCATGGATGCTGGCGGGGCGCGGTTCGTGTTAGCGCTGCCGACACAGGCGGCGGCGATGGTGACGGAGGGCGTGGCTTGA
- a CDS encoding undecaprenyl-diphosphate phosphatase — MELWQAIVLGIVEGITEYLPVSSTGHLILASGLMGLSDTPEGHKAVSAFNIVIQGGAILAVLGLYRQRVWQMVQGLLGKDPVGLRMAVNIIIAFIPAAVLGLAFNDAIEEHLFTATVVLTMLALGGVYMIALDKAIIAPRRKEQAGRTIEQLRPGQALIIGLLQCVAMVPGTSRSMMTITGGVLVGLKPKDAAEFSFLLGLPTLGGACVLTLFKDVLSDEPSMFDVIGWPAILVGMVVSTISAMLAVKWLVGFLNKHGLAPFGWYRLALTAVLLGALLAGWIAFVPEAA; from the coding sequence GTGGAACTCTGGCAAGCCATCGTGCTGGGCATCGTCGAGGGCATCACCGAGTACCTCCCGGTGAGCTCCACGGGCCACCTCATCCTCGCCTCGGGGCTCATGGGCCTCAGCGACACGCCCGAGGGCCACAAGGCCGTCAGCGCCTTCAACATCGTCATCCAGGGCGGCGCCATCCTCGCCGTCCTGGGCCTCTACCGCCAGCGCGTCTGGCAGATGGTCCAGGGCCTGCTCGGCAAGGACCCCGTCGGCCTCCGCATGGCCGTCAACATCATCATCGCGTTCATCCCCGCCGCGGTGCTCGGGCTCGCCTTCAACGACGCCATCGAAGAGCACCTCTTTACCGCCACCGTCGTGCTCACCATGCTCGCCCTCGGCGGCGTCTACATGATCGCCCTCGACAAGGCCATCATCGCCCCACGCCGAAAAGAACAAGCCGGAAGGACCATCGAACAACTCCGCCCGGGCCAGGCCCTGATCATCGGGCTGCTCCAATGCGTCGCCATGGTCCCCGGCACCAGCCGCTCGATGATGACCATCACCGGCGGCGTGCTCGTGGGCCTCAAGCCCAAAGACGCCGCCGAGTTCAGCTTCCTGCTGGGCCTGCCCACCCTCGGCGGGGCGTGCGTGCTCACGCTCTTCAAAGATGTGTTGAGCGATGAGCCCTCGATGTTCGACGTCATCGGATGGCCGGCGATCCTCGTCGGCATGGTCGTCTCGACCATCTCGGCCATGCTCGCCGTCAAGTGGCTCGTCGGCTTCCTCAACAAGCACGGCCTCGCCCCGTTCGGCTGGTACCGCCTCGCGCTCACCGCCGTCTTGCTCGGCGCCCTGCTCGCCGGCTGGATTGCCTTCGTTCCCGAAGCCGCCTAG
- a CDS encoding FliH/SctL family protein produces the protein MPMIRRADAASLAREAVVLDLGDLARQGRALTERAQHEADRIVDEAKAERERLISDAAEQGHAEGLAKGQAEGHAEGMERGRAEAIAAEAEALGALEASWNGALDRFEAMRTALYAEAERGVLALAVRLGERVAKRAVELDGEAAARQLFEAIDLTMRPSRVRVRVSPGDAEAVRAAMPGIADRLAESTNAVVVEDESLSHGSVVVEADESKIDGTIETQLARIVDVLLPGESP, from the coding sequence ATGCCGATGATCCGCCGCGCCGATGCGGCCTCGCTGGCGCGCGAGGCCGTGGTGCTCGACTTGGGCGATCTTGCGCGGCAGGGGCGGGCGCTGACCGAGCGTGCGCAGCACGAGGCCGACAGGATTGTCGATGAGGCGAAGGCCGAGCGGGAGCGGTTGATCTCTGACGCCGCCGAGCAGGGGCACGCCGAGGGGTTGGCCAAGGGACAGGCCGAGGGGCACGCCGAGGGGATGGAGCGTGGGCGGGCGGAGGCGATCGCGGCCGAGGCCGAGGCGCTGGGGGCGCTCGAGGCATCGTGGAACGGAGCGCTCGATCGGTTTGAGGCCATGCGGACGGCGCTCTACGCCGAGGCGGAGCGGGGCGTGCTGGCGCTGGCGGTTCGGCTGGGTGAGCGTGTGGCCAAGCGAGCGGTGGAACTTGACGGCGAGGCTGCGGCGCGGCAGCTTTTTGAGGCGATCGATCTGACGATGCGGCCGAGCCGGGTGCGGGTGCGAGTGTCGCCCGGGGATGCCGAAGCGGTGCGTGCGGCCATGCCGGGGATCGCGGACCGGCTGGCCGAGTCGACGAACGCGGTTGTGGTCGAGGATGAATCGTTGTCGCACGGCTCGGTGGTGGTCGAGGCGGACGAGTCGAAGATTGATGGCACGATCGAGACGCAACTGGCACGGATCGTGGACGTGCTGCTGCCGGGCGAGTCGCCGTGA
- a CDS encoding flagellar protein FlgN has translation MTQGEACGPDSSRALLRDRVMPALERQAALYDQLAAFGPRQDELIANGEGDALLRLMGDRQAVVDELVEVHRGLEDVRGDWQGFVGGLPDDERAALGERLDELKALAARVHDQDSQTRQHLDGARDRVSSSMSGLGRAKGAMRAYGGAATRAPIHQDREA, from the coding sequence ATGACCCAAGGCGAGGCGTGCGGTCCGGATTCTTCCCGGGCGTTGCTGCGCGATCGGGTGATGCCGGCGTTGGAACGCCAGGCGGCCCTGTATGACCAACTTGCGGCCTTTGGGCCCAGGCAGGATGAGCTGATCGCCAACGGCGAGGGCGATGCGTTGCTGCGCCTGATGGGCGATCGGCAGGCGGTGGTCGACGAGCTGGTCGAGGTGCATCGCGGGCTCGAGGACGTGCGTGGCGATTGGCAGGGGTTCGTTGGCGGCTTGCCCGACGACGAGCGGGCGGCGCTAGGCGAGCGGCTCGATGAGCTCAAGGCGTTGGCGGCGCGGGTGCATGACCAGGACTCGCAGACGCGGCAGCACCTGGACGGGGCTCGCGACAGGGTGAGCTCGAGCATGAGCGGGCTGGGGCGGGCCAAGGGCGCGATGCGGGCCTATGGCGGCGCGGCGACGCGGGCGCCCATCCATCAGGATCGGGAGGCCTGA
- a CDS encoding peptidoglycan recognition protein family protein, with protein sequence MTMDGRLNMDSRDSRSTGGQAVLSALLRSRRGMVLTSFAASMVGLASMLVLIEGQRTPTVGGRSIAPMAVSAVGVSLEAITEPPASLDRNRWKRIVIHHSRSRHGDAAQLARTHQSMGLAGLGYHFVIGNGRGMSDGELHVAERWLRQQPGAHVAGPDSLAYNRDSIGVCLVGDGRLEAFGRGQMDRLVAAVSTLARELDIPASQIHMHEDVAGVDDPGPYFPRDSFYQRLAEAGVRSR encoded by the coding sequence ATGACCATGGATGGCAGGCTGAATATGGACTCGCGGGACTCAAGGTCTACGGGCGGCCAGGCCGTTTTGAGCGCGTTGCTGCGGTCTCGCCGGGGCATGGTGCTCACGAGCTTCGCGGCATCGATGGTGGGGCTGGCTTCGATGCTGGTGCTGATCGAGGGGCAGCGGACGCCGACGGTTGGTGGTCGTAGCATTGCCCCGATGGCGGTTTCGGCGGTGGGTGTGTCGCTCGAGGCGATCACCGAGCCGCCGGCAAGCCTCGATCGGAATCGCTGGAAGCGGATCGTGATCCACCACAGCCGGTCTCGCCACGGCGACGCGGCCCAGCTCGCCCGGACCCATCAGTCGATGGGGCTGGCTGGGCTCGGGTACCACTTTGTGATTGGCAATGGCCGTGGCATGTCCGACGGCGAGTTGCACGTGGCCGAGCGTTGGCTGCGTCAGCAGCCGGGTGCCCACGTTGCGGGGCCGGATAGCCTGGCGTACAACCGCGACTCGATCGGCGTTTGCCTGGTGGGCGACGGGCGGCTGGAGGCGTTTGGGCGTGGCCAGATGGACCGGCTCGTGGCGGCGGTTTCGACGCTGGCGCGGGAGCTGGATATCCCTGCGAGCCAGATCCACATGCACGAGGACGTGGCTGGGGTTGACGATCCGGGTCCGTACTTCCCCCGGGACAGCTTCTACCAGCGTCTGGCGGAAGCGGGCGTGCGGTCTCGATAA
- a CDS encoding sigma-54 dependent transcriptional regulator: MSTVLVVDDKEMMRDSVCSVLRRAGMTALAATNGPEALERVALQRPDAVVSDLKMPGMTGVELLAQVRKIDEELPVVLMTAFGSVQTAVEAMKLGAFDYLTKPFEGDELLICVKRAIQHAKLRRENAVLRAQGSQAEVEGSGKIVTEGAPFGLDRLVGASPAMRSVKAQAQAVADSHGTVLIVGESGTGKEVVARAIHELSPRRTGPFLAVNCAALSETLLESELFGHEKGAFTGADKMRKGRFELAHGGTLLLDEVSEVSPAIQAKLLRVLQERAFERVGSSQTISIDVRVLATSNRDLPKAVAAGDFRQDLFFRLNVLPIHLPALCDKVEDVPMLAETFLGQIARREGRGRVRLEPGAVELLCGYEWPGNVRELQNVCERAVVLSATGSRHDEVVIRREMLEPWLAWQTTPVQRPAVAIEASPRVEQAVAIGAGGPPELDNGAITFAPGDTTLDDMERDAIVRTLERYDGHRQKSADALGIGVRTLGIKLKKWKDERLVPEDL; encoded by the coding sequence TTGAGCACGGTACTGGTTGTCGACGACAAGGAAATGATGCGCGACAGCGTGTGCTCGGTGCTGCGGCGGGCGGGCATGACCGCGCTGGCTGCGACCAACGGGCCCGAGGCGCTCGAGCGGGTGGCGCTGCAGCGGCCCGACGCGGTGGTGAGCGACCTGAAGATGCCGGGCATGACCGGCGTGGAGCTGCTGGCGCAGGTGCGCAAGATCGACGAGGAATTGCCGGTCGTGCTGATGACGGCGTTCGGTTCGGTGCAGACGGCCGTCGAGGCGATGAAGCTCGGGGCGTTCGACTATCTGACCAAGCCTTTCGAGGGGGATGAGCTGCTGATCTGCGTGAAGCGGGCCATCCAGCACGCGAAGCTGCGACGCGAGAATGCGGTGCTGCGGGCGCAGGGCAGCCAGGCGGAGGTCGAGGGCAGCGGGAAGATCGTGACCGAGGGCGCGCCGTTCGGGCTCGATCGGTTGGTGGGGGCGTCTCCGGCGATGCGGAGCGTGAAGGCGCAGGCGCAGGCGGTGGCCGACAGCCACGGCACGGTGCTGATCGTGGGTGAGAGCGGGACGGGCAAGGAAGTTGTCGCGCGGGCCATCCACGAGCTGAGCCCGCGGCGGACGGGGCCGTTTCTGGCGGTGAACTGCGCGGCGCTGAGCGAGACGCTGCTTGAGAGCGAGCTATTCGGGCACGAGAAGGGGGCGTTCACGGGTGCGGACAAGATGCGGAAGGGGCGCTTCGAGCTGGCCCACGGCGGGACCTTGCTGCTGGACGAGGTGAGCGAGGTGAGCCCGGCGATCCAGGCGAAGCTGCTGCGGGTGCTGCAGGAGCGGGCCTTCGAGCGGGTGGGCAGCAGTCAGACGATCTCGATCGACGTGCGCGTGCTGGCGACGAGCAACCGGGACCTGCCCAAGGCGGTGGCGGCGGGGGACTTCCGGCAGGACTTGTTCTTCAGGCTGAACGTGCTGCCGATCCACTTGCCGGCGCTGTGCGACAAGGTCGAGGACGTGCCGATGCTGGCCGAGACGTTCCTGGGTCAGATTGCGCGGCGTGAGGGCCGGGGGCGTGTGCGGCTGGAGCCCGGCGCGGTCGAGCTGCTGTGCGGGTACGAGTGGCCCGGGAACGTTCGGGAACTGCAGAACGTGTGCGAGCGGGCGGTGGTGCTGAGCGCCACGGGCTCGCGGCACGATGAGGTGGTGATCCGGCGGGAGATGCTCGAGCCCTGGTTGGCGTGGCAGACGACGCCGGTGCAGCGGCCGGCGGTGGCGATCGAGGCGTCTCCGCGTGTGGAGCAGGCGGTGGCGATCGGGGCGGGTGGGCCGCCGGAGTTGGATAACGGGGCCATCACGTTCGCGCCGGGTGACACGACGCTGGACGACATGGAGCGCGACGCGATCGTGCGGACGCTGGAGCGGTACGACGGGCACCGGCAGAAGTCGGCCGACGCGCTGGGTATCGGCGTGCGGACGCTGGGGATCAAGCTGAAGAAGTGGAAGGACGAGCGGCTGGTGCCCGAGGACCTGTAG
- the flgC gene encoding flagellar basal body rod protein FlgC yields MFGSLDISTSGMIAQRARLTASSANIAGANVIEDQWGNYDPFLRREVVLAAGDPSASSARGRELGVHVREVFHNDEALRPRWDPSSKHADENGYVMGPDISSVAEQVDAMEASRAYEANVAAAEVTKAMLAQALRLIA; encoded by the coding sequence TTGTTTGGAAGCCTTGACATCTCGACCAGTGGTATGATCGCCCAGCGTGCGCGGCTGACGGCTTCGTCGGCGAACATCGCCGGCGCGAACGTGATCGAGGACCAGTGGGGCAATTACGACCCATTCCTGCGGCGCGAGGTGGTGCTGGCGGCGGGGGATCCGTCGGCCAGCAGTGCCAGGGGGCGGGAGTTGGGCGTGCACGTGCGTGAGGTGTTCCACAACGACGAGGCGCTCAGGCCCCGGTGGGACCCCTCGAGCAAGCACGCGGACGAGAACGGGTACGTGATGGGGCCTGACATCAGCAGCGTGGCCGAGCAGGTGGACGCGATGGAGGCGTCGCGTGCGTATGAGGCCAATGTTGCGGCCGCGGAAGTGACCAAGGCGATGTTGGCCCAGGCTTTGCGGTTGATCGCGTAG
- a CDS encoding RNA methyltransferase, producing the protein MTTAAGPQFVPIEDLSHPGLEPYRDQKDAWLRVQRDGGTGLGGLFLAEGEIVARELFASRFKVRSVLVTPTRLLSMRDAIEGLPAGTPVFVAERGVAEGIVGFDMHRGVLALGERGEAPALASVVEDARCLLVLEGLSNHDNVGSLYRSLSALGPAGSAVVLGPGCADPFYRKSLRVSMGHVLRVPTAWAEDWPGDVRAIEVAGFRTLALTPDPGAAAIGEVDLRCPPVRIALLLGAEGPGLTEGVMSAVTQRVRIPMNDGVDSLNVGVAAAVALAGLCRPGER; encoded by the coding sequence GTGACGACCGCCGCCGGCCCGCAATTCGTGCCAATCGAGGACCTCTCGCACCCGGGGCTCGAGCCCTACCGCGACCAGAAGGACGCGTGGTTGCGGGTGCAGCGCGATGGTGGGACGGGGCTTGGCGGGTTGTTCCTGGCCGAGGGCGAGATCGTGGCGCGGGAGCTGTTCGCGTCTCGGTTCAAGGTTCGTTCGGTATTGGTCACGCCGACGCGGTTGCTGTCGATGCGAGATGCGATCGAGGGGCTGCCGGCTGGCACACCGGTGTTTGTGGCCGAGCGGGGCGTGGCGGAGGGCATCGTGGGCTTCGACATGCACCGGGGGGTGCTGGCGCTGGGGGAGCGGGGTGAGGCTCCGGCGTTGGCGTCGGTGGTCGAGGACGCGCGGTGCCTGCTGGTGCTCGAGGGGCTGAGCAATCACGACAACGTGGGGTCGCTGTACCGGAGTTTGTCGGCGCTCGGGCCGGCGGGATCGGCGGTGGTGCTGGGGCCGGGGTGCGCCGACCCGTTCTATCGCAAGAGTTTGCGGGTATCGATGGGGCACGTGCTGCGTGTGCCGACGGCGTGGGCGGAGGACTGGCCCGGGGACGTGCGTGCGATCGAGGTGGCGGGCTTCCGGACGCTGGCTTTGACCCCGGACCCTGGGGCGGCTGCGATCGGCGAGGTGGATCTGCGGTGCCCGCCCGTGCGGATTGCCTTGTTGTTGGGGGCCGAGGGGCCTGGGCTGACCGAGGGGGTGATGTCGGCGGTGACGCAGCGTGTGCGCATCCCGATGAATGATGGCGTCGATTCGTTGAATGTTGGGGTCGCGGCCGCGGTGGCTCTGGCGGGGCTGTGCAGGCCGGGCGAGCGCTGA
- a CDS encoding tRNA (cytidine(34)-2'-O)-methyltransferase: MLHEPEIPNNTGNIGRTCLAMGAALHLIEPLGFDLDEKALRRAGLDYWPRLDPSVYPNWAAYLAAFPDARRWYFTSRRGRPHFEAVFEPGDHLVFGKETAGLPAEILAGQEAWGVGIPLRVGERSLNLSTAVALGLGEGVRQLVADGRQGLVDGLHLPV; encoded by the coding sequence GTGCTGCACGAGCCGGAAATCCCGAACAACACGGGCAACATCGGCCGCACCTGTCTGGCGATGGGTGCGGCCTTGCATTTGATCGAGCCGCTCGGTTTCGATTTGGATGAGAAGGCGCTGCGGCGCGCGGGGCTCGATTACTGGCCGCGATTGGATCCGAGCGTGTACCCGAACTGGGCGGCGTATCTGGCGGCGTTTCCGGATGCCCGGCGGTGGTACTTCACCTCCCGGCGTGGACGGCCCCACTTCGAGGCGGTGTTCGAGCCGGGCGATCACCTGGTGTTTGGCAAAGAGACGGCGGGTCTGCCGGCCGAGATTCTTGCCGGGCAGGAAGCCTGGGGCGTTGGCATCCCGCTGCGGGTAGGCGAACGGAGCCTGAACCTGTCGACGGCGGTGGCCCTCGGTCTCGGTGAGGGGGTCCGCCAACTCGTCGCCGATGGCCGCCAGGGGCTAGTGGACGGGCTGCACCTGCCCGTGTGA
- the fliG gene encoding flagellar motor switch protein FliG, producing MPRKPHEKLPANPIDLDGATKSAILLLAVGHERASIVLKSMPAEVVEEVTRELASLGRVPSKLQEAVVREFYDLTVANEFAGEGNLDFAKELLQNSLDPDQASKVLMQIQTQVQKTPFSFLQRAESENLLTFIQDEHPQTIALILCHLTHNKSAEILVGLPMQKQIEVIKRIANMEQTNPDVIREVEKGLESRLSNMLMQNMEKSGGVPTVAEMLNLADRSTEKAIMEGLESEDPDLVEQIRRLMFVFEDIMMVNDKGIQSVLKEVDNDELALALKTASEELQQKIFGNMSARAAEMIKEDMEFMGPVRISDVETAQQRIVDIVRRLEEAGDLMIQGRGDTELVV from the coding sequence TTGCCTCGCAAACCGCACGAAAAGCTGCCGGCGAACCCGATCGACCTTGATGGTGCGACGAAGTCTGCGATCCTGTTGCTGGCCGTGGGGCACGAGCGGGCGTCGATCGTTTTGAAGTCGATGCCCGCCGAGGTGGTTGAGGAGGTCACGCGCGAGTTGGCGAGCCTGGGGCGGGTGCCGAGTAAGCTGCAAGAGGCGGTTGTTCGTGAGTTCTACGACCTGACGGTGGCCAACGAGTTCGCGGGCGAGGGTAATCTGGACTTTGCAAAGGAGTTGCTGCAGAACTCGCTCGACCCCGATCAGGCGTCGAAGGTGCTGATGCAGATCCAGACGCAGGTGCAGAAGACGCCGTTCAGTTTTCTGCAGCGCGCCGAGAGCGAGAACCTGCTGACGTTTATCCAGGACGAGCACCCGCAGACGATCGCGCTCATCTTGTGCCACCTGACGCACAACAAGTCGGCGGAGATCCTGGTCGGCCTTCCCATGCAGAAGCAGATCGAGGTGATCAAGCGCATCGCGAACATGGAGCAGACCAACCCTGACGTGATCCGCGAGGTCGAGAAGGGGCTCGAGAGCCGGCTGAGCAACATGCTCATGCAGAACATGGAGAAGAGCGGCGGCGTGCCGACGGTGGCCGAGATGCTGAACCTGGCCGATCGCTCGACCGAGAAGGCGATCATGGAGGGGCTCGAGTCGGAGGACCCCGACCTGGTCGAGCAGATCCGGCGGTTGATGTTCGTGTTCGAGGACATCATGATGGTCAACGACAAGGGCATCCAGTCGGTGCTCAAGGAAGTCGACAACGACGAGCTGGCGCTGGCGCTCAAGACGGCATCGGAGGAGTTGCAGCAGAAGATCTTCGGCAACATGTCAGCACGGGCGGCCGAGATGATCAAGGAAGACATGGAGTTTATGGGCCCGGTGCGCATCAGCGACGTGGAGACGGCGCAGCAGCGGATCGTCGACATTGTGCGCAGGCTCGAAGAGGCCGGCGACCTGATGATCCAGGGCCGCGGCGATACGGAACTGGTGGTCTGA
- the fliE gene encoding flagellar hook-basal body complex protein FliE, which yields MSDPVGLIGGASGPLRDGQPVRPQSDPTDGEAFRKALFGQLKEASEMRQDADKAVEDLMTGQRTDLEGVLLATQKADTAFQLLQQMRNKVMEAYQEVQQMRV from the coding sequence ATGAGCGACCCTGTTGGCCTGATTGGCGGCGCGTCTGGACCCCTGCGTGATGGGCAGCCGGTGCGGCCCCAGAGCGACCCGACCGACGGGGAGGCGTTCCGCAAGGCGCTGTTCGGGCAGCTCAAAGAGGCCTCGGAGATGCGTCAGGACGCCGACAAGGCCGTCGAGGACCTGATGACCGGCCAGCGGACCGACCTCGAGGGCGTGCTGCTGGCGACGCAGAAGGCCGACACGGCTTTTCAGTTGTTGCAGCAGATGCGCAACAAGGTGATGGAAGCGTACCAGGAAGTCCAGCAGATGCGTGTGTGA
- a CDS encoding serine/threonine protein kinase: protein MEPLRKGEVIEGHRVLDELGRGAASIIYLAQDEKSKQIYALKHVKRETTKDQRFLEQAEYEYKVASKLDHPNIRKIRRMMKRKHLLKVKDLFLVMELVDGLAMDENPPKTFDDALSVFHQVALALGHMHERGFVHADMKPNNVVVSPDGTVKIIDLGQSCATGTIKPRIQGTPDFIAPEQVHRRAITPKTDIYNLGATMYAVLTDKRVPTALANDDSLLGSLDDSMIEKPTPAIELNERIHPKLNDVIMQCVEVDPAKRPESMVYVADRLNLVQGIMRAEAEKATPVRSTPTT, encoded by the coding sequence TTGGAGCCGCTTCGCAAGGGTGAGGTCATCGAGGGGCACCGTGTGCTCGACGAACTCGGCCGGGGGGCCGCGTCGATTATCTATTTGGCCCAGGATGAGAAGTCCAAGCAGATTTACGCGTTGAAGCACGTGAAGCGTGAGACGACCAAGGACCAGCGGTTCCTGGAGCAGGCCGAGTATGAGTACAAGGTGGCCAGCAAGCTGGACCACCCGAACATTCGCAAGATCCGGCGGATGATGAAGCGCAAGCACCTGCTGAAGGTGAAGGACCTGTTCCTGGTGATGGAGCTGGTTGACGGCTTGGCGATGGACGAGAACCCGCCGAAGACGTTCGATGACGCGTTGTCGGTGTTCCACCAGGTGGCGCTGGCGTTGGGGCACATGCACGAGCGTGGGTTCGTACACGCCGACATGAAGCCCAACAACGTGGTGGTGTCTCCCGATGGGACGGTGAAGATCATCGACTTGGGGCAATCGTGCGCGACGGGGACCATCAAGCCCCGGATCCAGGGCACGCCGGACTTTATTGCCCCCGAGCAGGTGCACCGCCGGGCGATCACGCCCAAGACGGACATCTACAACCTTGGCGCGACGATGTACGCGGTGCTGACCGATAAGCGTGTGCCGACGGCGCTGGCGAACGACGACTCGCTGCTGGGGTCGCTGGACGACAGCATGATCGAGAAGCCCACGCCGGCGATCGAGCTGAACGAGCGCATCCATCCGAAGCTGAACGACGTGATCATGCAGTGCGTCGAGGTCGACCCTGCCAAGCGGCCCGAGTCGATGGTGTACGTGGCCGACCGGCTGAACCTGGTGCAGGGCATCATGCGGGCCGAGGCGGAGAAGGCGACTCCGGTGCGTTCCACGCCCACGACCTGA
- a CDS encoding TlpA family protein disulfide reductase yields the protein MRAILSATIVALAACSGLAQSDEVIREGSGDRREALNAMELSAFDRSLLDGLTEWTGEPIKADDLDGKPLLILTWASWHTGSTASARMAEQMAKTFADKGLVVLGVHSDEGYDTAAQTAERLRLSYPVARDEGTKFRAGIRADMDPNFYVVDRAGQLRFADITRTSVRDALRIVTDETREQAAGAMARRSDSNEPASRVIASVAEHDAANIPNWSIPPQDVTLYQDANWPARWLAAETQAGADFENRGRTELPIVDFNTELVNWLGPKPTLDGRVRVVYYWAHTIGGSYERVQPYMDELQRRHGRDIAVIGMAEPILTIDRREARRNPTMLDDALNEFFKSLTAIVTRTQVKHSVAFDRQFEMYSSSLGKEIRGNDAVIQMAREFKYPIAVIYSTDNSVRWLGNPLNDRFEVALNRIVDLDPAVQIRRQRDEAYLARQNRR from the coding sequence ATGCGAGCAATTCTTTCAGCAACCATCGTGGCATTGGCGGCGTGTTCGGGCCTGGCCCAGAGCGATGAGGTCATCCGTGAGGGATCTGGCGATCGTCGCGAGGCCCTGAATGCCATGGAGTTGAGCGCGTTCGATCGCTCGCTGCTGGATGGGTTGACCGAATGGACCGGCGAGCCGATCAAGGCCGACGACCTCGACGGCAAGCCCTTGCTCATCCTGACATGGGCGAGTTGGCACACCGGCTCGACGGCCTCGGCCCGCATGGCCGAGCAGATGGCCAAGACGTTCGCGGACAAGGGCCTGGTGGTCCTCGGCGTGCACTCGGACGAGGGCTACGACACGGCCGCGCAGACGGCCGAGCGGCTCCGGCTGAGCTATCCGGTGGCGCGCGACGAGGGCACGAAATTTCGTGCGGGTATCCGTGCCGACATGGACCCGAACTTCTATGTCGTCGACCGCGCGGGGCAGTTGCGTTTTGCGGACATCACGCGGACCAGCGTGCGTGATGCCCTGCGGATCGTGACCGACGAGACGCGTGAGCAGGCCGCCGGGGCGATGGCCCGCCGGAGCGATTCGAATGAGCCCGCGTCGCGGGTGATCGCGAGTGTGGCCGAGCATGATGCGGCGAATATTCCGAATTGGAGCATCCCGCCGCAGGACGTGACGCTGTACCAAGATGCCAACTGGCCGGCCCGATGGCTTGCGGCCGAGACACAGGCTGGCGCGGACTTTGAGAATCGCGGCCGGACGGAGTTGCCGATCGTTGATTTCAATACCGAGTTGGTCAACTGGCTGGGCCCGAAGCCGACGCTCGATGGGCGTGTTCGGGTGGTGTATTACTGGGCGCACACGATTGGTGGCAGCTACGAGCGTGTGCAGCCCTACATGGACGAATTGCAACGCCGCCATGGGCGCGATATCGCCGTGATCGGCATGGCCGAGCCTATCCTGACGATCGATCGGCGTGAGGCTCGTCGCAACCCGACGATGCTGGACGATGCGCTCAACGAGTTCTTCAAGTCCCTGACTGCCATCGTGACCCGCACCCAGGTGAAGCACTCCGTGGCATTCGATCGGCAGTTCGAGATGTACTCCTCGTCGCTCGGCAAGGAGATCAGGGGCAACGACGCCGTGATCCAGATGGCCCGCGAGTTCAAGTATCCGATCGCGGTTATTTACAGCACCGACAACTCGGTGCGTTGGCTGGGCAACCCGCTGAACGATCGTTTTGAGGTGGCGTTGAACCGGATCGTTGATCTCGATCCCGCCGTCCAGATCCGTCGCCAGCGCGATGAGGCGTATCTGGCGCGTCAGAACCGACGCTAA